tgaatcattgagccgatgaatcttaCGAGAattgatataacatgcgaacaaatcgactgtctagtatgaATAGATCTACAGACGttttgaatctaatctgttaccatcaacagtgaggttcgactggatcgatggcagctatgatgataataacaaactaaaaccttagaatccgtaaaaccatctatacactgacgggctttccgaaagacacgttatatgtgtgaaagctcgaGCGAattggctgaaatagccgattcgggtgaaaatggactacaacatgtgaacaatcgactatttaacacagacaaacctatgaacttatcagacttaacctgctatctctaatagtggggttcgaccggatcgacgcagtcgtgataaagacaacaaatcaaacctttaaagtaaacggatctattcacgtttaacagaatcatgcagacacactgtaggcgttagagcataggcgatcggctatttagccgatgcagacatagcaaacagttaaggtcatgcctggtcaaaagcaaacctaccagctagcatcctccgatctagagTACTAACAGtaggggtcgatcggatcgatacagccatgATAGTGAGCTacagaccagattcaactagctagtaaacctcctcaagatcagacatgccctgaccgcgtactatgcacgatcaagatcgaagtagaacagccgataaaacgtaacccGTCGCTTAAAGTAAGGACCATTGCAATATAATAAAATAAACGAGGGGTTAAagggatgtgaggccgatctagatcgatctcgatcgggtaagttgatgttgctgaaaaaactaatgacaataagaacatcagcaagatcggtaactttatgaatctacccgaaggacgctaCCCTTAGAtggagccgataacttgaccttaatctaattcgagcaatggaggtcgaccagattgatgcagccatacttgaaccagataagagtcgataactagcttatactagagttcgcagtggaggtcgaacttatccgatgcagccgtacaaacagaggtataagccatgacggtacttacagacaagccggaggtcgggcggaccgatgcagccctgcttgttgaagaactcgccggaatctactctactcctactcctaagggttggcacgaaGCCGAAAAAAATTAActtatattgattgattggatgatcttttttacaatagccggggtctaatatttatacccggaacctaagcatgaatcctacttaagtacgactcattacaatctctGGCATAagataaaacattcctaatttaagataacttagaccctaatatttccctttttgtagagtccgacatgttttttCCGACACCAACcgtagcttttgtcgttatctgctggtgtcatctgaagagagccgatttcagtgctgcatttgaattagctgatatcgatccttatgcaatcgatcccttgatgacacgatcttaGAAGCTTCAAGTTTCCGCAtttttcttcccaaattttggtgtaagcaATACTAAGCATGGCACTAATAATATTAATACTAGCTAAACGGACGTGCAGTAGTGCTGCTTGATGGCCAAGTCTCAGGTGACGTGAAGCTGCCTTGCAGTTGGTTGTTTGCTTGTCTATATAGACATCCAGCCACGCACGCACGAATCTACACACCACACCCAGTCAGTACAGAGAATGCTCAAGCGACAACGTCGGTTGAGGACCGTGACGATGTCGCATGACGGTGACGACACACAAGAGCAACATCCTCGAAAGCTATTGTTCGTTGTACTACTATTAGCAATGGGATGAGATGAGAGACGTGAGGGCACGCAATTTACTACGGAGTTGCGGCAGTACATTGCGTGGTGGACTAGTGTCTCTCGAGGCGTGGTGAACATGCATGCATGGGACATCAGACACCATTGCATACTCGGAACTCGGAAGGTTCATGGGAACTACTGACATTGGTTGCCTCACGCTACGCTACGCTATATATACTCCCCCACCCGCGCGTCCGCCACGGCCACACCACCATTGCCCATCCATCAACTAACTATTCAACTCGGAGCGCAAAGTTTTTTGGGGGTAATTCGAAGCAGAGCCAGCACCGCCCAGGAGAAGCGCGCGCGCGAAGTAGAGAGGGTGCGCGATCCAGTTGgtgcccggccggccggccagccgCAGATGATGGCGGCGGAGTGGTGGTGGGCGCCGCTGCCGGCGTGGCTGAGCTCCAGCGCGTTATGGTTCCTCCTCGTCAACGCGgtcgtcgccgccgtcgccgtcctcTCCGGGGCACGCCCGCCGCTGCCGTCTCCACGACGAGGGTCCGGGGTCACGCCGAGGGCCTCCTCCGCGGTGCTGCAGCGCCTCCGCTCCTTCTCCATCTTCTCCTTCCCCTCCGCCTGCTTCAACACCACGCCGTTCCCGCACCCTGACGCCGCCACCACAGCAACCGCCAGCGCCGAAACACAGGAGCCGGCGACGACCAAGCCGTCCCCCCGCGCGCTCCCACTCCCGCCATCGCCGCTGTCGTCGTCGGGGCGCGCGCCGGGGGCAGACGACGACGAGCCCAGCGGGATGAGCATGGACGAGGCCTACGCGCCGGCGCTGGAGGCGCGCCGGCGGCCGGaccgggagagggaggaggaggccagGAGGTCCGAGGTGGACGCCAAGGCCGAGGAGTTCATCCGCGGCTTCAAGGAGGATCTGCGCCAGCAGCGCCTCAACTCCATCTTCAACTACACCCAGATGCTCAAGCAGCGcgcgctcggcggcggcgccggccgccggccgccagATCAGCTTTGAGTCACGTGATCGATTTATTCATTTAAGAGATTGGTCACCGTTTTTAGGGAGACCAAATCAGTTTTGAGTTGATATTCTAGCGTTCTGTACAAAGGGCTGCTTTCAACACATTGTATAGTTCGAACATATTGtttgcatgtttttttttcttcttttttcgcATTTGCACACATGCTAATATTTTATTGTACCCACATGTCGTTTGTTCTTTGAAAGAGGTGAGTAATAAATAAGAATACATGTGCCAATCCAATATTTTAGTTTATCTATGTGCCATGAGTTCCGTCAATACTTACATGATCGTCACAACACGAAATGCATGGTACAAATAATACCAACTTTTGCAAAACAGTATCAAATAATACGAGTGCCCTGCAATGGAAAATGCTTATATTCATTATCTCCGTgtcgaaaagaaaaaagaatcgtGATTTTCTTTAAAGAAAGAATTGTTCTTTTCTTGTATGGGAGGTTTAAGTTGTGACCTTTTTTCATCACCCATACTGATGTTCAGAACAGCCAACATTGGATGAAGAGAAATTGGCCAGCATGACGCCTAGTTTGGTAGCATATGCCGCAAAaaggttacaagccacctattaGATGCTCAGCTTTGTGTACAAATTGTtataaaatttataaaaaattcGATGCCTCCTTAATGTCTTAAAACCACCACACGCGAACATGTCTATACTATATAAAAAACAAATTTTAGCAACGGaacgaattttttgtaggggcagctggtgatagagccacccctacagtggcgtgctcgggagcccagacaccagccgcccctacaaatggaacatcaggggcggctggtgatacgagccgcccctacaaatgggtttgATTTTTAGGAgcagctcactcaccagccgcccccaatgtttcaatttatatgggtggctggtgattgagccgctacAAATGGCCACGTATTATTacctgctatttgtaggggcgactcaatcatctgccgcctctacaaatgacctacatataaaacagctgcaacaccttctttctcctcgggtcattcactccaacccatgaaagaaagatGGGGATGCCTTGGGCACcacccaaaaattgctctactaagggggaaggttttagtCTCAAATACTTTGGTGGAGAGGCTGTAGAAGGTAAGGTAagaaatgctattccacacttttttgaagttttaatggttggttagtgagtaattaaagttttgtttttctctctcttctatggtgcttgagctacttatgaagcaaattagagctaagttttaaatgtactaggataaattaggaaggggaacaagatcatacccttatttggtccatgtttcttgattttagtgaacaattagttagttttatgcatgtttcatgtgcatatagatctagatctagggtttggtttttttattaattttgtttttgtaaatttatgtttgataaaattgaactagggtttgtatgaaagataatgagtaaagtataattgttgctaattgttatctttgaaattgtttattgtaatcaataaatatgtattttaattatttatgaataaatgggccattaattaa
Above is a genomic segment from Miscanthus floridulus cultivar M001 chromosome 3, ASM1932011v1, whole genome shotgun sequence containing:
- the LOC136546100 gene encoding pathogen-associated molecular patterns-induced protein A70-like — its product is MMAAEWWWAPLPAWLSSSALWFLLVNAVVAAVAVLSGARPPLPSPRRGSGVTPRASSAVLQRLRSFSIFSFPSACFNTTPFPHPDAATTATASAETQEPATTKPSPRALPLPPSPLSSSGRAPGADDDEPSGMSMDEAYAPALEARRRPDREREEEARRSEVDAKAEEFIRGFKEDLRQQRLNSIFNYTQMLKQRALGGGAGRRPPDQL